One window of the Halobacillus litoralis genome contains the following:
- the ruvA gene encoding Holliday junction branch migration protein RuvA, which produces MISYVKGQLTTIDEGSVIIETNGIGYEILCANPFHFQDALNNEVKIHTYHYIREDNQSLYGFKKKEDKQLFAQLLNVSGIGPKGALAILGTVSVPEFVSAIEQEDDKYLTKFPGVGKKTARQMILDLKGKLVVWLPDEENEDTLFYKDDLPSNEKRQRVDDAIEALKALGYTDKEVKFVRTELEKANNGNVDDYVRQGLQLLMKT; this is translated from the coding sequence ATGATTAGTTATGTGAAAGGTCAGTTGACGACCATTGATGAGGGGTCGGTCATTATAGAAACGAATGGTATTGGCTATGAAATCTTATGTGCCAACCCTTTTCATTTTCAAGATGCTTTAAACAATGAAGTGAAAATACATACATACCATTATATTAGAGAAGATAACCAGTCTTTATATGGTTTCAAGAAAAAAGAAGATAAGCAGTTATTCGCTCAATTGCTAAATGTGTCAGGAATTGGTCCGAAAGGTGCGCTCGCCATACTAGGAACGGTGAGCGTACCTGAATTCGTTTCAGCGATTGAGCAAGAAGATGATAAATATTTGACGAAGTTTCCTGGAGTCGGGAAAAAGACAGCACGGCAGATGATTCTCGATTTGAAAGGCAAACTGGTGGTTTGGTTACCAGATGAAGAAAATGAGGATACACTGTTCTATAAAGATGATTTACCTTCAAATGAAAAGCGTCAACGTGTAGATGATGCCATTGAAGCGCTGAAAGCCTTAGGTTATACCGATAAAGAAGTGAAATTTGTCAGGACTGAACTTGAGAAAGCAAACAATGGAAATGTGGATGATTATGTTCGCCAAGGCCTGCAACTGCTGATGAAAACCTAA
- the ruvB gene encoding Holliday junction branch migration DNA helicase RuvB — MDDRMISGEQQEADQDIELSLRPERLNQYIGQHQVKNNLRIFIEAARMRNEPLDHALLYGPPGLGKTTLASIIANEMGVQFRTTAGPAIERAGDLAAILSSLEPGDVLFIDEIHRLPRSVEEVLYPAMEDFCLDIVVGNGPSARSVRLDLPPFTLVGATTRAGLLSAPLRDRFGVHSRLEYYETDALCSIVERTAEIFHVDIDYDAAVEIARRSRGTPRIANRLLKRVRDIAQVKREDGISKETTQEALKMLQVDDEGLDFIDHKLLKGIMDGFQGGPVGLDTIAATIGEESQTIEDVYEPFLLQIGYIQRTPRGRVVTPKAYAHFNREVPGS, encoded by the coding sequence GTGGATGATCGTATGATATCTGGTGAACAACAAGAAGCTGATCAGGATATTGAACTAAGCTTACGGCCGGAAAGACTTAATCAGTATATTGGTCAGCATCAAGTGAAGAACAACCTTCGTATTTTTATAGAAGCAGCAAGGATGCGGAATGAGCCTCTCGATCATGCTTTGTTGTATGGACCACCTGGTTTGGGTAAGACAACTCTTGCATCAATTATCGCAAATGAAATGGGTGTGCAATTTCGTACCACTGCAGGACCGGCTATTGAAAGAGCGGGAGATTTGGCCGCAATCCTATCGTCATTAGAACCCGGCGATGTTCTCTTTATCGACGAGATACACCGTTTGCCACGTTCAGTGGAAGAGGTTCTGTATCCTGCAATGGAGGATTTTTGTTTGGATATCGTAGTAGGAAACGGTCCGAGTGCTCGTTCCGTCAGGCTGGATTTGCCTCCTTTCACTTTAGTCGGAGCTACGACTAGAGCGGGTTTACTTTCAGCCCCATTAAGGGATCGCTTCGGTGTCCATAGCAGGTTAGAATATTATGAAACCGATGCATTGTGTTCTATTGTGGAAAGGACAGCTGAAATTTTCCATGTCGATATTGATTATGATGCAGCCGTGGAAATAGCGCGGCGTTCGAGAGGGACCCCGAGAATTGCCAATCGTTTATTGAAGCGTGTCAGGGACATTGCTCAAGTTAAGCGAGAAGATGGCATTTCTAAAGAAACCACTCAAGAAGCCCTTAAAATGCTCCAAGTCGACGATGAAGGACTTGATTTTATTGATCACAAATTGCTTAAAGGGATTATGGACGGTTTCCAAGGCGGCCCCGTCGGTCTGGATACGATCGCGGCAACGATTGGAGAGGAATCTCAAACAATCGAAGATGTATATGAACCATTTCTGCTGCAGATCGGGTATATCCAAAGGACGCCACGCGGCCGGGTAGTGACCCCCAAAGCTTATGCCCATTTCAATAGGGAGGTGCCTGGCTCTTGA
- a CDS encoding DUF2905 domain-containing protein, with the protein MTGFGKIFIVIGIVFIVIGLLWSIFGKLPGDLSFKKGNVTFYFPIMTSIIASIVLSLIFFLFRKF; encoded by the coding sequence TTGACGGGGTTTGGTAAAATCTTTATTGTTATAGGGATTGTGTTTATTGTGATCGGATTGTTATGGAGTATTTTTGGCAAACTACCTGGTGACTTAAGCTTTAAAAAGGGCAATGTCACTTTTTACTTTCCTATTATGACATCGATTATAGCAAGTATCGTTCTTTCATTGATTTTTTTCTTATTCAGGAAATTTTGA
- the queA gene encoding tRNA preQ1(34) S-adenosylmethionine ribosyltransferase-isomerase QueA → MDIKQYDFELPEELIAQVPLENRSSSRLMVCNRRTNEIEHRHFSQITEYLNSGDCLVLNDTRVLPARLYGAKEDTGGKVEVLLLHQTEKDEWEVLIKPAKKVKVGTRIVFGEGQLTAECTEIQEHGGRKVKFSYDGIFLEVLDSLGEMPLPPYIKEQLPDRERYQTVYAKEEGSAAAPTAGLHFTEDLLEELQAKGIEMAYLTLHVGLGTFRPVSVDNVEEHDMHAEFYQLNQQTADQLNEVRQRGGRIISVGTTSTRTLETIIRDHGTFTAASGWTDIFIYPPQTLKAIDGLITNFHLPKSTLIMLVSAFAGRDFILEAYRKAVEERYRFFSFGDAMFIT, encoded by the coding sequence ATGGATATTAAGCAGTATGATTTTGAGCTGCCTGAAGAGTTGATTGCACAAGTGCCTTTAGAAAATCGCTCTTCTTCTCGTCTTATGGTTTGTAATAGGCGAACAAATGAGATTGAACACCGGCACTTTTCTCAGATCACGGAATATTTGAATTCCGGCGATTGTCTTGTGTTGAATGATACGAGAGTTTTGCCCGCCCGCTTATATGGTGCAAAAGAAGATACCGGCGGGAAAGTCGAAGTTCTATTGCTCCATCAAACAGAAAAGGATGAATGGGAAGTCCTTATCAAACCTGCCAAAAAGGTGAAGGTGGGGACTCGAATTGTGTTCGGAGAAGGTCAATTGACAGCTGAATGTACAGAAATTCAAGAGCATGGCGGCCGTAAAGTGAAATTCAGCTACGATGGGATTTTTCTTGAGGTACTGGACTCCTTAGGTGAGATGCCACTCCCTCCTTACATTAAAGAACAGCTTCCAGATCGTGAACGTTACCAAACGGTTTACGCGAAGGAAGAGGGGTCGGCAGCTGCCCCCACCGCAGGTCTGCATTTTACAGAGGATCTCCTGGAGGAGCTGCAAGCAAAGGGAATTGAAATGGCTTATCTGACCTTACATGTAGGGTTAGGTACTTTTAGACCAGTGAGTGTAGACAATGTCGAAGAGCATGATATGCATGCAGAGTTCTATCAATTGAACCAGCAAACGGCAGATCAGCTGAATGAAGTGAGACAGCGTGGGGGCAGGATTATTTCTGTCGGTACAACGTCTACGAGAACTCTCGAAACCATTATACGCGATCACGGTACATTCACGGCAGCGAGTGGATGGACGGACATTTTCATTTATCCTCCACAAACACTGAAAGCGATCGACGGGCTTATTACGAATTTCCACTTACCAAAGTCAACGTTGATCATGCTCGTCAGTGCATTCGCTGGACGGGATTTCATTTTAGAGGCATACCGAAAAGCTGTAGAAGAAAGGTATCGTTTCTTCAGTTTTGGAGATGCGATGTTCATTACATGA
- the tgt gene encoding tRNA guanosine(34) transglycosylase Tgt: protein MAVTYELIKTCKQTGARLGKVHTPHGSFETPMFMPVGTLATVKTMSPEELERMGAQIILSNTYHLWLRPGEDIVQEAGGLHDFMNWNGSILTDSGGFQVFSLSDLREIEEKGVHFRNHISGEKLFLSPEKAMHIQNALGADIMMAFDECPPYPAEHKYMKQSVERTSRWAERCLEGHQRPDAQGLFGIIQGGEYEDLRRQSAQDLTSMDFPGYAIGGLSVGEPKDVMNRVLDFTTPLLPTQKPRYLMGVGSPDSLIDGSIRGIDMFDCVLPTRIARNGTLMTSEGRLVVRNAKFARDFRPIDENCDCHTCRNYSRAYIRHLVKANETFGFRLTTYHNLYFLLKLMRQVREAIREDRLGDFREEFFEQYGFNKPNAKNF from the coding sequence ATGGCAGTAACCTATGAGTTGATAAAAACATGTAAGCAGACAGGTGCCCGTTTAGGTAAAGTACACACACCACACGGGTCATTCGAAACCCCTATGTTCATGCCGGTGGGGACTTTGGCAACTGTTAAAACAATGAGCCCTGAAGAATTAGAGCGGATGGGAGCTCAAATCATCCTATCGAATACCTATCATCTCTGGCTCCGTCCTGGGGAGGACATTGTACAGGAAGCTGGTGGATTACACGATTTCATGAATTGGAATGGATCGATTTTGACTGATTCCGGTGGCTTCCAGGTGTTCAGTTTGAGTGACTTGAGAGAGATCGAAGAGAAAGGTGTCCACTTCCGTAATCACATTAGTGGGGAAAAGCTTTTCTTATCGCCTGAGAAGGCGATGCACATTCAAAATGCTTTAGGTGCAGACATCATGATGGCTTTTGATGAATGTCCTCCTTATCCGGCAGAACACAAATATATGAAACAATCTGTAGAACGTACGAGCCGTTGGGCTGAGAGGTGCCTTGAAGGTCATCAGCGCCCTGATGCTCAAGGGTTGTTCGGTATCATTCAAGGCGGGGAGTATGAGGACCTTCGCCGTCAGAGCGCCCAGGATTTAACTTCAATGGACTTCCCTGGGTATGCTATCGGTGGTCTGTCTGTTGGAGAACCCAAAGATGTGATGAACCGTGTGCTTGATTTCACGACTCCATTGCTTCCAACACAGAAGCCTCGTTATCTCATGGGTGTAGGGTCACCTGATTCATTGATCGATGGGAGTATTCGCGGGATTGATATGTTTGATTGTGTTCTGCCAACAAGGATTGCCCGCAATGGAACACTTATGACATCTGAAGGCAGATTGGTCGTACGTAACGCGAAGTTTGCCCGTGATTTCCGGCCGATTGATGAAAATTGTGATTGTCATACATGTCGGAATTATAGTCGCGCTTATATCCGCCATTTGGTAAAAGCGAACGAAACTTTCGGTTTCAGACTTACGACTTATCATAATCTTTATTTTCTGTTAAAATTAATGAGGCAAGTGCGTGAGGCCATTAGAGAAGATCGACTCGGTGACTTTAGAGAAGAATTCTTTGAGCAGTATGGTTTCAACAAACCAAATGCTAAGAACTTTTAG
- the yajC gene encoding preprotein translocase subunit YajC encodes MDTLVGLLPIILMFVIFYFLLIRPQQKKQKKVQQMQSDLQKGDRIITIGGMHGTIHAIDEGTLVVSVQDGTQMKFDRSSIREKLNQD; translated from the coding sequence ATGGATACATTAGTAGGATTATTACCTATTATTCTAATGTTCGTCATTTTCTATTTCCTGTTGATTCGACCTCAGCAAAAGAAACAGAAGAAGGTCCAACAGATGCAGTCTGATCTGCAAAAGGGTGATAGAATTATCACAATCGGAGGAATGCACGGTACGATTCATGCTATAGATGAAGGTACGCTTGTTGTTTCTGTACAAGACGGTACACAAATGAAATTCGACCGCTCTTCCATCCGAGAAAAGCTGAACCAGGATTAA
- a CDS encoding TIGR04086 family membrane protein, with translation MKNLLQGVLGYGIGSIFILMIVFAGVLALLLRFTGMEYQTLNQMALIAGISILAFGGMLAAYKGEQKGWLSGGMTGLIFVSAMILFQIIFENQLVSLPQLSYFGGLVLAAWLGGMIGVNLPRRTVKR, from the coding sequence ATGAAAAATTTATTACAGGGAGTTTTAGGGTATGGAATAGGTTCTATCTTCATTCTCATGATTGTTTTCGCAGGGGTATTGGCTTTATTACTAAGGTTTACCGGGATGGAATATCAAACGCTCAATCAAATGGCATTGATTGCAGGCATCAGTATCCTTGCATTCGGTGGCATGCTCGCGGCGTACAAAGGAGAACAAAAGGGATGGTTATCTGGAGGTATGACAGGACTCATTTTTGTAAGTGCAATGATCTTATTCCAAATCATCTTTGAGAACCAGCTGGTCTCTTTACCACAACTCAGTTATTTTGGTGGATTAGTGCTTGCAGCATGGTTAGGTGGAATGATCGGTGTAAACTTACCAAGACGAACGGTGAAAAGATGA
- a CDS encoding ArsB/NhaD family transporter, translated as MSTVLALLIFVASYVLIMTEKLNRALVAIAGGVLLLVTKVYAWEEAFGFIDWETVALLFSMMVLVSITKKTGIFTFMAIRLAQMVQGRPVPLLMVTALFTAVGSAFLDNVTTVLLFVPVLLSLVERLKLPAFPYLITTIFSSNIGGTATLIGDPPNIMIGQAVEHFSFVSFLYHLGPVVLIIFVVVIGSTILLFRKSLSYDEKLAAALMEMDAKEHLKVSRLLVQSISVLLLTITGFMMHPFIHMDITTIAVSGALLLLFLSEKELDVEHVFQEVEWVTLFFFMGLFMLVGGLETVGVIDELARGMVWISGGDMPVTSLVMLWSAGILSGVVDNIPFVAAMIPVVQELQGYGMMNVDPVWWSLALGACLGGNGTLVGASANVVVAGLAASHNQPIPFLKFSFYGIPVLLLSLLISTVYVWFRYLLPFL; from the coding sequence ATGTCAACTGTACTTGCATTGCTCATATTCGTGGCTAGTTATGTACTGATTATGACTGAAAAGTTGAATCGGGCTCTTGTGGCCATAGCAGGTGGCGTACTTCTATTGGTAACTAAAGTTTATGCATGGGAGGAAGCTTTTGGGTTCATTGATTGGGAAACAGTCGCATTGTTATTTTCGATGATGGTCCTTGTATCCATCACAAAAAAGACGGGGATATTCACCTTCATGGCGATCCGGCTGGCTCAAATGGTACAAGGCCGTCCTGTGCCATTACTGATGGTAACTGCTTTATTCACAGCAGTCGGTTCGGCTTTTTTAGACAATGTTACGACGGTCCTTCTATTTGTTCCTGTACTTTTGTCTTTGGTCGAACGTTTGAAACTTCCCGCTTTTCCGTATTTAATTACAACGATTTTCAGTTCGAACATCGGAGGTACAGCTACATTGATCGGTGACCCACCTAACATCATGATCGGACAAGCCGTTGAGCATTTCAGTTTTGTTTCTTTTTTATACCACCTCGGTCCAGTAGTGTTGATTATTTTTGTAGTAGTTATTGGCAGTACGATTCTGTTGTTCAGAAAAAGCTTGAGCTATGATGAGAAGCTGGCTGCTGCATTAATGGAGATGGATGCCAAAGAACATTTGAAAGTTTCCCGACTGCTTGTTCAGTCCATATCCGTCTTACTCCTTACCATCACCGGTTTTATGATGCACCCGTTCATCCATATGGACATTACTACGATTGCAGTAAGTGGAGCGTTGTTGTTGTTATTCTTGTCTGAGAAAGAGTTGGATGTTGAGCATGTATTTCAGGAAGTAGAGTGGGTCACTTTATTTTTCTTCATGGGGCTTTTTATGTTAGTGGGAGGCTTGGAAACCGTTGGAGTCATTGATGAATTGGCCAGGGGCATGGTCTGGATTTCAGGAGGTGACATGCCTGTTACATCACTGGTCATGTTATGGAGTGCAGGAATATTGTCAGGTGTTGTAGATAATATCCCGTTTGTGGCAGCCATGATTCCAGTGGTGCAGGAACTGCAAGGGTATGGCATGATGAACGTTGATCCAGTGTGGTGGTCATTAGCCCTTGGTGCATGCCTTGGAGGGAACGGAACATTAGTGGGTGCTTCGGCTAATGTCGTTGTTGCAGGTTTAGCGGCAAGTCATAATCAACCCATTCCTTTTTTGAAGTTTTCCTTTTACGGTATCCCAGTATTATTATTATCTCTGCTAATTTCCACGGTTTATGTGTGGTTCCGCTATTTACTTCCCTTCCTCTAA
- a CDS encoding DUF421 domain-containing protein — MDVLVLSVMFRTLITYLIILLVFRFMGKREIGELSVMDLVVFIMLAEIAVFLIEKPDAPLWQAIVPMAILLTIQLVSAWVSLKNQRFRNWFDGKPSVIIKHGKVDEHEMRRQRYNFNDLLLQLREHGIQQVDDVAYAILEPSGKLSVFEKKENGGSDYAVVLIADGKVQYSGLKTIRKHKQWLLNEVRKHGFQSFEQISLCTINDQGELKIDENNEYT; from the coding sequence ATGGATGTGCTTGTACTTTCCGTCATGTTTCGTACTCTTATCACCTATTTGATCATTTTGCTCGTATTCCGGTTTATGGGTAAACGTGAAATCGGTGAATTGAGCGTCATGGACCTGGTTGTTTTCATTATGCTCGCAGAAATAGCTGTTTTCTTGATTGAAAAACCAGACGCTCCTTTATGGCAAGCGATTGTACCTATGGCTATATTACTGACCATTCAATTAGTCAGTGCGTGGGTCTCTTTGAAAAATCAACGATTCCGTAATTGGTTTGATGGAAAGCCCTCAGTGATCATTAAACATGGGAAAGTGGATGAGCATGAAATGAGACGGCAGCGTTACAATTTTAATGATCTGCTTCTTCAGTTACGTGAACACGGCATTCAACAAGTCGATGATGTAGCCTATGCGATTTTAGAACCTTCTGGTAAACTATCCGTTTTTGAGAAAAAAGAAAATGGAGGTTCTGATTATGCTGTCGTACTTATCGCTGATGGAAAAGTTCAATATAGCGGTTTGAAGACGATTCGAAAACATAAACAATGGCTGTTAAACGAAGTTCGTAAACATGGGTTTCAGTCGTTTGAGCAAATATCCTTATGCACCATCAATGATCAAGGAGAACTAAAAATCGATGAAAATAATGAATACACATAA
- the spoVB gene encoding stage V sporulation protein B codes for MSKQTFLQGALILVAAGLITRLLGFINRIVVARVMGPEGVGLYMMALPTLILAITITQFGLPVAISKRVSEAEATGNESKIKRILVVSLAVTGTLSILFTIGLFLLAPIVATFFLTDPRALYPLLAVTPIIPIIAVSSVIRGYFQGRQNMKPQALSQVIEQVVRIGSVIFLTKMLYPYGVEFAAAGAMASAVLGEFISLLYMMRQFNVHKSFRLRKSWKKHLGEGRRTLNELMTIALPTTGSRFIGSVTYFFEPILVAQSLAFAGIAAIESTKQYGELTGYVLPLLFLPTFLTHALSIALVPSISEAAAKGQYETIQYRIMQSIRLSIASGGLITIVFMIFPAVILTTVYGTSHAAFMLQFMAPFFLLHYIQTPLQATLQALDLARPAMWNTLIGAIIKFAVLVSLSSRPEFGIHGVAIAMVVGVVIVTLLHLGVLMKYKVVSFPIQMFMKFIMVIGITGYIGFQWKHHWLLASKPLSQLLTMGIALSLLYIFLLFLFKLLSKEEWKLIPWNRLFHKK; via the coding sequence ATGTCAAAACAAACTTTTCTGCAGGGGGCTCTCATCCTCGTAGCAGCTGGACTGATCACTCGATTATTAGGGTTCATCAATCGGATCGTCGTAGCTCGAGTCATGGGGCCAGAAGGAGTCGGCCTTTACATGATGGCCCTGCCTACATTGATTCTGGCTATCACTATTACTCAGTTCGGTTTACCCGTCGCAATCTCGAAACGGGTCTCCGAAGCCGAGGCTACAGGGAATGAGAGTAAAATCAAGCGCATCCTTGTCGTTTCCTTAGCCGTGACTGGTACATTAAGTATTCTCTTTACGATCGGACTTTTTTTACTTGCACCCATAGTCGCTACCTTCTTCCTTACAGATCCGAGGGCCCTATACCCACTTTTGGCCGTCACACCGATCATCCCTATCATCGCGGTTTCTTCTGTCATAAGAGGCTATTTCCAGGGCAGACAGAATATGAAACCACAAGCATTATCACAAGTGATTGAACAAGTTGTACGTATAGGATCAGTCATTTTCCTTACGAAAATGCTCTATCCTTATGGCGTCGAGTTTGCCGCTGCCGGTGCAATGGCTTCTGCTGTTTTAGGTGAATTCATATCCTTGCTCTATATGATGCGTCAGTTTAACGTTCATAAGAGTTTCCGTCTAAGAAAATCATGGAAAAAGCATTTAGGGGAAGGGCGTCGGACATTGAATGAGCTGATGACGATTGCACTTCCGACCACAGGCAGCAGATTCATTGGTTCAGTAACGTATTTCTTTGAGCCGATACTTGTGGCACAAAGTTTAGCGTTCGCTGGTATAGCAGCAATCGAATCCACCAAACAATATGGAGAACTGACTGGTTATGTGTTGCCACTCTTGTTTTTGCCTACCTTTTTGACGCACGCTTTATCCATTGCTTTAGTCCCATCGATTAGTGAAGCGGCAGCCAAAGGACAATATGAGACCATACAGTATAGAATTATGCAATCAATCCGTTTATCGATTGCTTCCGGCGGTTTGATCACCATCGTATTTATGATTTTTCCAGCTGTAATCCTAACGACCGTATATGGGACAAGTCATGCGGCATTCATGCTGCAATTCATGGCGCCATTCTTTCTGCTTCATTATATCCAAACACCGTTGCAAGCAACCCTGCAAGCCTTGGACCTTGCCCGACCGGCAATGTGGAATACGCTGATAGGAGCAATCATTAAATTTGCAGTATTAGTAAGTTTAAGCTCACGTCCGGAATTCGGTATTCATGGCGTGGCCATAGCCATGGTTGTGGGTGTAGTCATCGTAACATTATTACATTTAGGAGTCTTGATGAAATATAAAGTGGTCTCCTTTCCGATTCAGATGTTCATGAAATTCATAATGGTCATAGGCATCACTGGCTATATCGGTTTTCAATGGAAACATCACTGGTTACTTGCCAGCAAACCTTTATCACAACTGTTAACAATGGGGATCGCTCTTTCCCTGCTTTATATCTTCCTGTTGTTCCTATTCAAATTGCTAAGTAAGGAAGAATGGAAATTAATTCCTTGGAATCGCTTATTCCATAAAAAATAA
- a CDS encoding post-transcriptional regulator — protein sequence MEQYKNVSGWREEVALVLRSKVEEFHLLGYKRATERELWDCLVKKVWKDDTEKRLYQVVQDIFHLSTHTYTSYLTTEAYQNDDLLASLEALNNSTD from the coding sequence ATGGAACAATATAAAAATGTCAGCGGATGGCGGGAAGAAGTGGCACTTGTATTGAGGAGTAAGGTAGAAGAATTTCACCTCTTAGGTTATAAGAGGGCAACTGAGCGAGAGTTGTGGGATTGCTTAGTGAAGAAAGTGTGGAAAGACGACACGGAAAAAAGGCTTTACCAAGTGGTCCAGGACATTTTTCACCTTTCCACGCACACCTATACCAGTTACTTGACGACGGAAGCCTATCAGAATGACGATTTGCTTGCTTCCCTTGAAGCCCTCAATAATTCAACGGATTAG